One part of the Eptesicus fuscus isolate TK198812 chromosome 2, DD_ASM_mEF_20220401, whole genome shotgun sequence genome encodes these proteins:
- the LOC129151166 gene encoding maternal embryonic leucine zipper kinase-like, with protein MKDYDELLKYYEIYETIGTGGFAKVKLACHILTGEMVAIKIMDKNALGSDLPRIKTEIDALKNLRHQHICQLYHVLETTNKIFMVLEYCPGGELFDYIISQDRLSEEETRVVFRQIVSAVAYLHSQGYAHRDLKPENLLFDEYHKIKLIDFGLCAKPKGNKDYHLQTCCGSLAYAAPELIQGKSYLGSEADVWSMGILLYVLMCGFLPFDDDNVMVLYKKIMKGKYEVPKWLSPSSIMLLQQMLQVDPKKRISVKNLLSHPWIMQDYNCPIEWQSKNPLIHLDEDCITELSVHHKNNRQTMEDLISLWQYDHLTATYLLLLAKKARGKPVRLRLPPFSWGQVSGTPLTNVESKNLSLEDMTTSDENYVAGLTEYEWYEDNSSIGVATPQTPQFAKHWTESNGLESKSLTPVSCKASANKLKNKENIYTPKSAVKNEDGFVLPEPKTPVNKNQHKREILTTPNHYTTPSKVRNQCLKETPIKMPVNSAGTEKLTTGVISPERRCRSVELDLNHAHVEDTPKRKGTKVFGSLERGLDKVITVFTRSKWKGCVKDGPRRRKLHYNVTTTRLVNPDQLLNEIMSILPKKHVDFVRKGYTLKCQTQSDFGKVTMQFELEVCQLQKADVVGIRRQRLKGDAWVYKRLVEDILSSCKV; from the coding sequence ATGAAAGATTATGATGAACTTCTCAAATACTATGAAATATATGAAACTATTGGGACAGGTGGCTTTGCAAAGGTCAAACTTGCGTGCCATATCCTTACTGGAGAAATGGTAGCTATAAAAATCATGGATAAAAATGCACTGGGGAGTGATTTGCCCCGGATCAAAACAGAGATTGATGCCTTGAAGAACCTGAGACATCAGCATATATGTCAACTCTACCATGTGTTGGAGACAACCAACAAAATATTCATGGTTCTTGAGTATTGCCCTGGAGGAGAGCTGTTTGACTACATAATTTCCCAAGATCGCCTGTCAGAGGAGGAGACCCGTGTCGTCTTCCGTCAGATCGTTTCTGCAGTTGCATACTTGCACAGCCAGGGCTATGCTCACAGGGACCTCAAACCGGAAAATTTGTTGTTTGATGAATATCATAAAATAAAGCTGATTGACTTTGGTCTCTGTGCGAAACCGAAGGGTAACAAGGATTACCATCTACAGACATGCTGTGGGAGTCTTGCTTATGCAGCACCCGAATTAATACAAGGCAAATCGTATTTGGGATCAGAGGCAGATGTTTGGAGCATGGGCATACTCTTATATGTACTTATGTGTGGCTTTCTACCATTTGATGATGATAATGTTATGGTTTTGTACAAGAAGATTATGAAAGGGAAATATGAGGTTCCTAAGTGGCTCTCTCCCAGTAGCATTATGCTTCTTCAACAAATGCTTCAGGTGGACCCAAAGAAACGGATTTCTGTGAAAAATCTATTGAGCCATCCCTGGATCATGCAAGATTACAACTGTCCTATTGAGTGGCAAAGCAAGAATCCTCTTATTCACCTTGATGAAGATTGTATAACAGAACTTTCTGTACATCATAAAAACAACAGGCAAACAATGGAGGATTTAATTTCATTGTGGCAATATGATCATCTCACAGCTACCTATCTTCTGCTTCTAGCCAAGAAGGCTCGGGGGAAACCAGTTCGTTTAAGGCTTCCACCTTTTTCCTGGGGACAAGTCAGTGGTACCCCATTAACAAACGTCGAGTCAAAGAACCTGAGTTTAGAAGATATGACCACAAGTGATGAAAATTATGTGGCTGGATTAACAGAATATGAATGGTATGAAGACAATTCATCAATAGGTGTGGCTACTCCCCAAACACCACAGTTTGCCAAGCATTGGACAGAATCAAACGGTTTGGAATCTAAATCATTAACTCCAGTTTCATGCAAAGCATCTGCCAATAAATTAAAGAACAAAGAGAATATATATACTCCCAAGTCTGCTGTAAAGAATGAAGACGGCTTTGTACTTCCAGAGCCAAAGACTCCAGTTAATAAGAACCAGCACAAAAGAGAAATACTCACTACCCCAAATCATTACACTACACCCTCGAAAGTTAGAAACCAGTGCCTGAAGGAAACCCCAATTAAAATGCCAGTAAATTCTGCAGGAACAGAGAAGTTAACGACAGGGGTCATTAGCCCTGAGAGGCGGTGCCGCTCAGTGGAACTGGATCTCAATCATGCACATGTAGAGGATActccaaaaagaaaaggaaccaaAGTGTTTGGCAGCCTTGAAAGGGGGTTGGATAAGGTTATTACTGTGTTTACCAGGAGCAAATGGAAGGGCTGTGTCAAAGACGGACCAAGAAGACGAAAGCTTCACTATAATGTGACTACAACCAGATTGGTGAATCCAGATCAGCTCTTGAATGAAATAATGTCTATTCTTCCAAAGAAGCACGTTGACTTTGTGCGGAAGGGCTATACACTGAAGTGTCAAACACAGTCAGATTTTGGCAAAGTGACAATGCAGTTTGAACTAGAAGTATGCCAGCTTCAGAAAGCCGATGTGGTGGGTATCAGGAGGCAGCGGCTTAAGGGTGATGCCTGGGTTTACAAGAGATTAGTGGAAGACATCCTGTCTAGCTGCAAGGTGTAA